A genome region from Streptomyces sp. NBC_01296 includes the following:
- a CDS encoding NADPH-dependent FMN reductase: protein MPELKILAISGSLRGASYNSALVRAAQKFAPGDLAIEIYEGLRDIPPYDTDHDVEPSPVAVADLRRRIAEADGIFIATPEYNYGIPGVLKNALDWASRPALNSSLTGKPIAIAGAAQTNFGTVRAQLALRQMFLWTDSKVVGKPELMIFRAQERFDDGGNLTDETTVEILQGLLSALGTKIRETRANAAAGL from the coding sequence ATGCCCGAGCTCAAGATCCTGGCCATCTCCGGCAGCCTGCGCGGCGCCTCGTACAACAGCGCCCTCGTGCGGGCCGCCCAGAAGTTCGCCCCCGGTGACCTGGCCATCGAGATCTACGAGGGCCTGCGCGACATCCCGCCCTACGACACCGACCACGACGTCGAGCCCTCCCCGGTCGCCGTGGCCGATCTGCGGCGCCGCATCGCCGAGGCGGACGGCATCTTCATCGCCACCCCCGAGTACAACTACGGGATCCCCGGTGTGCTGAAGAACGCCCTGGACTGGGCGAGCCGCCCGGCCCTCAACTCCTCGCTGACCGGCAAGCCGATCGCGATCGCCGGCGCCGCGCAGACCAACTTCGGCACCGTGCGCGCCCAGCTCGCGCTGCGCCAGATGTTCCTGTGGACGGACTCCAAGGTCGTCGGCAAGCCCGAGCTCATGATCTTCCGGGCCCAGGAGCGCTTCGACGACGGCGGCAACCTGACCGACGAGACCACCGTCGAGATCCTGCAGGGGCTGCTCTCCGCGCTCGGCACGAAGATCCGCGAGACCCGCGCCAACGCCGCCGCGGGCCTCTGA
- a CDS encoding pirin family protein — protein sequence MTTQVSAVETTAIRSVIDVLQPVHTLEGEGFPVRRPFPTPQIPQLDPFLMVDQVGPVDLGPGEPKGAPDHPHRGFETIAYVLEGDIEYADSTGNRGVVPPGAVQWLTAGAGVVHSAQPTDAFRAAGGLQHNLQIWVNLPAARKGLRPRTQNHGAAQIPVVRNLDGSWFKVIAGSALGVTGPFDTQVPVTVVHASIAPGASAELPAPAGRNAAVYVLSGSGRVASSELADGELAVLGDDGDTVRVEGGPVGADLLFLTGEPIGEPVFRSGPFVMNTAEEIDQAFDDYAADRLGRYED from the coding sequence ATGACCACGCAGGTTTCCGCTGTCGAGACCACCGCGATCCGTTCGGTGATCGACGTACTGCAGCCGGTCCACACCCTGGAGGGCGAGGGCTTCCCGGTCCGCCGCCCCTTCCCCACCCCGCAGATCCCGCAGCTGGACCCCTTCCTGATGGTCGACCAGGTCGGCCCGGTGGACCTCGGCCCGGGCGAGCCCAAGGGCGCCCCCGACCACCCGCACCGCGGCTTCGAGACCATCGCCTACGTGCTGGAGGGCGACATCGAGTACGCCGACTCCACCGGCAACCGCGGGGTCGTCCCGCCCGGCGCCGTGCAGTGGCTGACGGCGGGCGCGGGCGTGGTGCACTCCGCCCAGCCGACCGACGCCTTCCGCGCGGCCGGGGGCCTCCAGCACAACCTGCAGATCTGGGTGAACCTGCCCGCCGCCCGCAAGGGGCTGCGGCCGCGCACCCAGAACCACGGCGCGGCGCAGATCCCGGTGGTCCGGAACCTGGACGGCTCCTGGTTCAAGGTCATCGCGGGCTCGGCGCTCGGCGTGACCGGCCCCTTCGACACCCAGGTCCCGGTGACGGTCGTGCACGCCTCGATCGCCCCGGGCGCGAGCGCCGAACTCCCGGCGCCGGCGGGCCGCAACGCGGCGGTGTACGTCCTGTCCGGCAGCGGCAGGGTCGCCTCGAGCGAGCTGGCCGACGGCGAACTGGCCGTACTCGGGGACGACGGCGACACGGTGCGCGTCGAGGGCGGCCCGGTCGGCGCCGACCTGCTCTTCCTGACGGGCGAGCCGATCGGCGAACCGGTCTTCCGCAGCGGCCCGTTCGTGATGAACACCGCCGAGGAGATCGACCAGGCCTTCGACGACTACGCGGCGGACCGCCTGGGCCGCTACGAGGACTGA
- a CDS encoding DUF6232 family protein has protein sequence MENSQPTGGAPQEPPPAGSRNAPQSGQANGSLPAGPSAPPPPPSAPPASPPSMPPQGHGIELRISRRILWVGGAAYPLESIARVYTFTLNPRRKDATIRFLKNLAVVLASAFALTILAGLTSFADRDAAETILSFVWLGAAAALVWSLVEWGAVLTASSHYVLAVETSGPSIAVVTSKDPGTLHQLVGQITHAIDNPDTELYGVRVDTIVINPRNYHFGDNVNMYGGSNNVGMGTR, from the coding sequence ATGGAGAACTCGCAGCCGACGGGCGGAGCGCCGCAGGAGCCGCCGCCCGCCGGGTCCCGGAACGCGCCGCAGTCCGGGCAGGCGAACGGTTCCTTACCCGCGGGGCCGAGCGCCCCGCCTCCGCCGCCCTCCGCGCCGCCCGCGTCGCCGCCTTCGATGCCGCCGCAGGGCCACGGCATCGAACTCCGCATCAGCAGGAGGATCCTGTGGGTGGGCGGCGCCGCCTATCCGCTGGAGAGCATCGCCCGGGTGTACACCTTCACCCTGAACCCCAGGCGCAAGGACGCCACGATCCGCTTCCTGAAGAACCTCGCCGTCGTCCTGGCCAGTGCCTTCGCCCTGACCATCCTGGCCGGTCTGACATCGTTCGCGGACCGCGACGCGGCGGAGACCATCCTCAGCTTCGTCTGGCTCGGTGCGGCAGCTGCCTTGGTCTGGTCCCTCGTGGAGTGGGGGGCGGTCCTGACGGCTTCGTCGCACTACGTGCTGGCGGTCGAGACCTCGGGCCCGTCGATAGCAGTGGTCACCAGCAAGGACCCCGGCACACTGCACCAGCTCGTCGGCCAGATCACCCACGCCATCGACAACCCGGACACCGAGCTCTACGGGGTGCGGGTGGACACCATCGTGATCAACCCGAGGAACTACCACTTCGGCGACAACGTCAACATGTACGGCGGTTCCAACAACGTGGGGATGGGGACCCGGTGA
- a CDS encoding TetR/AcrR family transcriptional regulator: MTARNSATEAQQQPVPTGARAARKREAILEAARTVFLREGFGAGVDQLAAEAGVSKVTVYNHFGSKENLFNAVIGQTLDEALEVAQSVIQARLAESDDVRTDLLEACRIWVAGLTTPEVLALRNVIAGERHRFPELGATWQEEGPGRQHAALATALGRLDDRGLLRIPDMELAVLQLSGLVLSPHLVYGAYGTALDEDLAERLIQGGVDMFLHHYGVNS, translated from the coding sequence ATGACCGCAAGGAACAGCGCCACCGAAGCCCAGCAGCAGCCCGTTCCCACCGGCGCGCGCGCGGCGCGCAAGCGCGAGGCCATCCTGGAGGCGGCCCGCACGGTGTTCCTGCGCGAGGGCTTCGGGGCCGGAGTGGACCAGCTCGCCGCCGAGGCCGGTGTCTCGAAGGTCACCGTCTACAACCACTTCGGCAGCAAGGAGAACCTGTTCAACGCCGTGATCGGGCAGACGCTCGACGAGGCGCTGGAGGTGGCCCAGTCGGTGATCCAGGCCCGGCTCGCCGAGTCGGACGACGTCCGCACCGACCTGCTGGAGGCCTGCCGCATCTGGGTCGCGGGCCTCACCACCCCGGAGGTGCTGGCACTGCGCAACGTGATCGCGGGTGAACGCCACCGCTTCCCGGAGCTCGGCGCCACCTGGCAGGAGGAGGGCCCCGGCCGCCAGCACGCCGCCCTGGCCACGGCCCTGGGCCGCCTCGACGACCGCGGCCTGCTGCGCATCCCGGACATGGAACTGGCCGTCCTGCAGCTCTCCGGCCTGGTCCTCTCCCCCCACCTGGTCTACGGCGCCTACGGCACGGCCCTGGACGAGGACCTGGCGGAACGCCTCATCCAGGGCGGAGTGGACATGTTCCTCCACCACTACGGTGTGAACTCCTAG
- a CDS encoding SRPBCC family protein: protein MSDTQTPLFRSRAQIHVSAAPAEVYAVVSDLARSGEWSPECLGGEWTAGAPGAVGSVFRGENERSEDVVSWAPVVRGKWTTYAEVVAAERGRTFQWAMHNSSGEKQDSVWGFSMEPDGKESLLVHHFRMGSATEGIRGITAEMDEEQKQQFFAEWGEKVAGDLTATLERIKVVIETELRATGS from the coding sequence ATGAGCGACACCCAGACTCCCCTCTTCCGGTCCCGGGCCCAGATCCACGTCTCCGCCGCGCCGGCCGAGGTGTACGCGGTCGTCAGCGACCTGGCCCGGAGCGGCGAGTGGAGCCCCGAGTGCCTCGGCGGGGAGTGGACCGCCGGCGCCCCCGGCGCGGTCGGCTCCGTGTTCCGCGGCGAGAACGAGCGGAGCGAGGACGTCGTCTCCTGGGCGCCGGTGGTCCGCGGCAAGTGGACGACGTACGCCGAGGTCGTCGCCGCCGAGCGCGGCCGGACCTTCCAGTGGGCGATGCACAACAGCTCCGGCGAGAAGCAGGACAGCGTCTGGGGCTTCTCCATGGAGCCGGACGGCAAGGAGAGCCTCCTGGTCCACCACTTCCGGATGGGCTCCGCCACCGAGGGGATCCGCGGCATCACCGCCGAGATGGACGAGGAGCAGAAGCAGCAGTTCTTCGCCGAGTGGGGCGAGAAGGTGGCCGGCGACCTCACCGCGACCCTCGAGCGCATCAAGGTCGTCATCGAGACGGAACTGCGCGCGACCGGCTCCTGA
- a CDS encoding class I adenylate-forming enzyme family protein, with protein MILQRIGNKGIRLGTLFERAARKHPSNVVILDHDLDIAPGLGRRATVAEVADLIDDMASRLWAADVRPGRRVVVYKSDGFDITLLACAVARIGAVPVLLSPKLDGETVAELVRRTDQPYLLTDQNKLETELPASVFQEAGQVLLTSGSYQDATELASLAGVPRVPAVTMPPEHPTLITHTSGTTGTPKLAVHTGATLEARYRPQAAITKPLVPGRETIAMHVSFVHSRLITALAISLFRGFPIVVLADSDPKQAADLFARLRPGILEAHPNSFMEWEELADDPRRPLANVKLFSSTFDAIHPRTVQRLLKATERKAPVFGQLYGQSEIGPAVARSFSKRRGLDADGRCVGMPFPGMTDVRVVSRNGLPPSETNPGFIEVKSDGRIVTYLGEQERYDKQVNDGWWRMGDVGYRTKWGCVHLLDREVDLIEGFGSTLAAEDTLFTRLDELAEVIIIPDETGRAVPVVCTKDDKPLDPVAWKAAVAGLPPMAEPVQWRQSELPQTATTKIKRLELARLLTAGATAPAAVPAGAIAGATADRTQENV; from the coding sequence ATGATTCTGCAGCGCATCGGGAACAAGGGAATCCGGCTCGGAACGCTCTTCGAGCGGGCCGCGAGAAAGCACCCGTCGAACGTCGTGATCCTCGATCACGACCTGGACATAGCCCCGGGCCTGGGGCGCCGGGCGACCGTGGCCGAGGTCGCCGACCTGATCGACGACATGGCCTCGAGGCTCTGGGCCGCCGACGTACGGCCCGGCCGCCGGGTCGTCGTCTACAAGTCCGACGGCTTCGACATCACCCTGCTGGCCTGCGCCGTGGCCCGCATCGGCGCCGTCCCGGTGCTGCTGTCGCCGAAGCTCGACGGCGAGACCGTCGCCGAACTCGTACGCCGTACCGACCAGCCCTACCTGCTCACCGACCAGAACAAGCTGGAGACCGAACTGCCCGCCTCGGTCTTCCAGGAGGCCGGACAGGTCCTGCTCACCTCCGGCAGCTACCAGGACGCCACCGAGCTCGCCTCGCTCGCCGGGGTCCCCCGGGTCCCCGCCGTGACGATGCCGCCCGAGCACCCCACCCTGATCACGCACACCTCCGGCACCACCGGCACCCCCAAGCTCGCTGTCCACACCGGCGCCACCCTCGAGGCGCGCTACCGCCCGCAGGCCGCGATCACCAAGCCGCTCGTACCGGGCCGCGAGACCATCGCCATGCACGTCTCCTTCGTCCACTCGCGGCTCATCACCGCCCTCGCCATCTCCCTCTTCCGCGGCTTCCCGATCGTCGTCCTCGCCGACTCCGACCCCAAGCAGGCCGCCGACCTCTTCGCCCGGCTGCGCCCCGGCATCCTCGAGGCCCACCCCAACTCCTTCATGGAGTGGGAGGAGCTGGCCGACGACCCCCGCCGGCCGCTGGCCAACGTCAAGCTCTTCAGCAGCACCTTCGACGCCATCCACCCGCGCACCGTGCAGCGGCTGCTGAAGGCGACGGAGCGCAAGGCCCCGGTCTTCGGCCAGCTGTACGGGCAGAGCGAGATCGGCCCGGCCGTCGCCCGCTCCTTCTCCAAGCGCCGCGGGCTCGACGCCGACGGCCGCTGCGTGGGCATGCCCTTCCCCGGCATGACGGACGTCCGCGTCGTCAGCCGCAACGGACTGCCGCCCTCCGAGACCAACCCGGGCTTCATCGAGGTCAAGAGCGACGGCCGGATCGTCACCTACCTCGGCGAGCAGGAACGTTACGACAAGCAGGTCAACGACGGCTGGTGGCGGATGGGCGACGTCGGCTACCGCACCAAGTGGGGCTGCGTGCACCTGCTCGACCGCGAGGTCGACCTGATCGAGGGCTTCGGCTCCACCCTCGCCGCCGAGGACACCCTGTTCACCCGGCTGGACGAGCTCGCCGAGGTCATCATCATCCCCGACGAGACCGGCCGCGCCGTCCCCGTCGTCTGCACCAAGGACGACAAGCCCCTCGACCCCGTGGCCTGGAAGGCCGCCGTCGCCGGACTGCCGCCGATGGCCGAGCCCGTCCAGTGGCGCCAGTCCGAACTGCCGCAGACCGCCACCACCAAGATCAAGCGACTGGAGCTCGCCCGGCTGCTGACCGCCGGAGCCACCGCCCCCGCCGCCGTCCCCGCAGGAGCCATCGCCGGCGCCACCGCCGACCGCACCCAGGAGAACGTCTGA
- a CDS encoding FAD-dependent oxidoreductase gives MSKLIIVGGGIGGLATALATARQGHRVLVLERAPEFAEIGAGIQLAPNGLHALDRLGLGDAVRATAVQMDELRFMDGVTGRHVVSMDLTERYRARFGNPYAVVHRAELHTKLLEACQADDSIELRSAATAIGYEQDETGACVLLEDGERITGDALIGADGIHSAIRAQLVGDGAPRNSGITVYRAVIPMEQVPEELRHLTSVTWWTGPHCHFVHYPIAGGKYLNLAASSDNNAAETLAGVPASPGDIRREFAALGEDAQRLLALGEGWKSWVLVDRDPVDTWTDGRVALLGDAAHPMLHYVAQGACQGLEDAVILGDLLDCGTDELPERFRKFNAERSERTARIQLLARESIKLWHTSGAAATARNDQLSSYTPEELHDYVAWMHGARTLDENTAQNGEQR, from the coding sequence ATGTCGAAGCTGATCATCGTCGGCGGCGGAATCGGCGGGCTGGCCACCGCCCTCGCCACCGCCCGCCAGGGACACCGCGTCCTCGTCCTGGAACGCGCCCCCGAGTTCGCCGAGATAGGCGCCGGCATCCAGCTCGCGCCCAACGGCCTGCACGCCCTCGACCGCCTCGGCCTCGGCGACGCCGTCCGCGCCACCGCCGTCCAGATGGACGAGCTCCGGTTCATGGACGGGGTCACCGGCCGGCACGTGGTCAGCATGGACCTGACCGAGCGCTACCGCGCACGGTTCGGCAACCCCTACGCCGTCGTCCACCGCGCCGAACTGCACACCAAGCTGCTCGAGGCCTGCCAGGCCGACGACTCCATCGAACTGCGCAGCGCCGCCACCGCCATCGGGTACGAGCAGGACGAGACCGGCGCCTGCGTCCTCCTCGAGGACGGCGAGCGGATCACCGGCGACGCCCTGATCGGCGCCGACGGCATCCACTCCGCGATCCGCGCCCAGCTCGTCGGCGACGGCGCGCCCCGCAACTCCGGGATCACCGTCTACCGCGCCGTCATCCCGATGGAGCAGGTCCCCGAGGAGCTGCGCCACCTCACCTCGGTGACCTGGTGGACCGGCCCCCACTGCCACTTCGTGCACTACCCGATCGCCGGCGGCAAGTACCTCAACCTCGCGGCCAGCAGCGACAACAACGCGGCCGAGACGCTCGCCGGGGTCCCCGCCTCCCCGGGCGACATCCGCCGCGAGTTCGCCGCCCTCGGCGAGGACGCACAGCGCCTGCTCGCCCTCGGCGAGGGCTGGAAGTCCTGGGTGCTGGTCGACCGGGACCCGGTCGACACCTGGACCGACGGCCGGGTCGCCCTGCTCGGCGACGCCGCCCACCCGATGCTCCACTACGTGGCGCAGGGCGCCTGCCAGGGCCTGGAGGACGCCGTGATCCTGGGCGACCTGCTCGACTGCGGTACCGACGAACTCCCCGAGCGCTTCCGGAAGTTCAACGCCGAGCGGAGCGAGCGCACCGCCCGGATCCAGCTCCTCGCCCGGGAGAGCATCAAGCTCTGGCACACCTCCGGAGCCGCCGCCACGGCCCGCAACGACCAGCTGTCCTCGTACACCCCCGAGGAGCTCCACGACTACGTGGCCTGGATGCACGGCGCCCGCACCCTCGACGAGAACACCGCCCAGAACGGAGAGCAGCGATGA
- a CDS encoding FAD/NAD(P)-binding protein: MNRPQGQQQGQQQGQKQGQHQVAIIGAGPRGLSVLERLCANERRNPWHSAVTVHVVDPSAPGAGQVWRSDQSQHLLMNTVASQITIYTDDSVRTEGPIEPGPSLYEWAQGVAASAAAEADGAADAATLAEARRLGPNTYPTRAFYGSYLRATFERVVRSAPAHVTVEVHRSRAVAMADTHGSTGGQQGVRLESGTRLNDLDAIVMAQGHVPARLTPREAKTASLARIHHLTYVTPANPADLDLNVVGPGENVLLRGLGLNFFDHMALFTAGRGGSFVRAEDGRLVYRPSGNEPVLYASSRRGIPYHARGENEKGAYGRYLPRLLTPQKIAEMRRRSEDGEGISFSADLWPLISRETESVYYGTLLENRGRGAEREGFTTRYLSLESASDRGSLLDVYGIEDEQRWDWEKLSRPYGDREFTSREDFRDWLVAYLAKDVAEAKAGNLSGPLKAALDVMRDLRNEIRLAVDHGGLDGDSHRDDLEGWYTPLNAFLSIGPPASRIEEMIALIDAGVLVLTGPGTEIRVDTAAGADATFIAQSRTVPGPAVRATVLIEARLPEPDLRRTDDPLLRHLLDTEQCTTYRIAGADGSSYESGGLAVTERPYRLLDARGRAHPRRFAYGVPTESVHWVTAAGIRPGVDSVTLGDSDAIARSVLALPAAGTVPSGVAPLPTETDLTGVLV; encoded by the coding sequence ATGAACCGGCCCCAGGGACAGCAGCAGGGACAGCAGCAGGGACAGAAGCAGGGACAGCACCAGGTGGCCATCATCGGCGCCGGCCCGCGCGGCCTCTCCGTCCTGGAGCGCCTGTGCGCCAACGAGCGCAGGAACCCCTGGCACTCGGCGGTCACCGTCCACGTGGTCGACCCCTCGGCGCCGGGCGCCGGCCAGGTCTGGCGCTCCGACCAGTCCCAGCACCTGCTGATGAACACGGTCGCCTCCCAGATCACCATCTACACCGACGACAGCGTCCGCACCGAGGGCCCGATCGAGCCGGGCCCGAGCCTGTACGAGTGGGCCCAGGGCGTCGCCGCGTCCGCAGCCGCAGAGGCAGATGGAGCCGCCGACGCGGCGACCCTCGCCGAGGCCCGCCGGTTGGGCCCGAACACCTACCCCACCCGCGCCTTCTACGGCAGCTACCTGCGCGCCACCTTCGAGCGCGTCGTGCGCAGCGCCCCGGCCCACGTCACCGTCGAGGTGCACCGCTCCCGGGCCGTGGCCATGGCCGACACGCACGGCAGCACCGGCGGGCAGCAGGGCGTCCGCCTCGAGAGCGGCACCCGGCTCAACGACCTCGACGCGATCGTGATGGCGCAGGGCCACGTACCGGCCCGGCTGACCCCCCGCGAGGCGAAGACCGCGAGCCTCGCCCGGATCCACCACCTCACCTACGTCACGCCCGCCAACCCCGCGGACCTGGACCTGAACGTCGTGGGGCCCGGTGAGAACGTGCTGCTGCGCGGCCTCGGCCTGAACTTCTTCGACCACATGGCGCTCTTCACCGCCGGCCGCGGCGGCAGCTTCGTCCGCGCCGAGGACGGCCGCCTGGTCTACCGGCCCTCGGGGAACGAGCCCGTCCTGTACGCGAGTTCGCGGCGCGGCATCCCGTACCACGCCCGCGGCGAGAACGAGAAGGGCGCGTACGGCCGCTACCTGCCCCGCCTGCTGACCCCGCAGAAGATCGCCGAGATGCGCCGCCGCTCCGAGGACGGCGAGGGCATCAGCTTCTCCGCGGACCTGTGGCCGCTCATCTCCCGCGAGACGGAGAGCGTGTACTACGGCACCCTCCTGGAGAACCGCGGCCGCGGCGCCGAGCGCGAGGGCTTCACCACGCGCTACCTGTCGCTGGAGTCGGCCTCCGACCGGGGCTCGCTGCTGGACGTCTACGGCATCGAGGACGAGCAGCGCTGGGACTGGGAGAAGCTCTCCCGCCCGTACGGCGACCGCGAGTTCACCAGCCGCGAGGACTTCCGGGACTGGCTGGTGGCGTACCTGGCCAAGGACGTCGCGGAGGCCAAGGCCGGCAACCTGAGCGGACCGCTCAAGGCGGCCCTGGACGTGATGCGCGACCTGCGCAACGAGATCCGCCTCGCCGTCGACCACGGCGGTCTGGACGGCGACTCGCACCGCGACGATCTCGAAGGCTGGTACACGCCGCTCAACGCCTTCCTCTCCATCGGCCCGCCGGCCTCCCGCATCGAGGAGATGATCGCCCTCATCGACGCCGGGGTGCTCGTCCTGACCGGCCCGGGGACCGAGATCCGCGTCGACACCGCCGCCGGCGCCGATGCGACCTTCATCGCCCAGTCCCGTACCGTGCCCGGCCCCGCGGTCCGCGCCACCGTCCTGATCGAGGCCCGGCTGCCCGAGCCCGACCTGCGGCGCACCGACGACCCGCTGCTGCGCCACCTGCTCGACACCGAGCAGTGCACCACGTACCGGATCGCCGGCGCCGACGGCAGCAGCTACGAGTCGGGCGGCCTCGCCGTCACCGAGCGCCCGTACCGGCTGCTCGACGCCCGCGGCCGGGCCCACCCGCGCCGGTTCGCGTACGGGGTGCCCACCGAGTCCGTGCACTGGGTCACCGCGGCCGGCATCCGCCCGGGCGTCGACTCGGTCACCCTCGGCGACTCCGACGCCATCGCCCGATCCGTCCTGGCCCTCCCGGCGGCGGGCACGGTCCCCAGCGGTGTCGCGCCGCTGCCGACCGAGACCGACCTGACCGGCGTGCTGGTATGA
- the pcaB gene encoding 3-carboxy-cis,cis-muconate cycloisomerase translates to MSAAGTSRAAQDALTDAGLLSPVRAGTPAEEAVCDLAWLQAMLDAEAALARAQAGLGTLPGTAAEAITRAARAEHLDLRAVALAARETANPVVALVQELTRVVAEQDTQGTGAAEYVHRGSTSQDIFDTGAMLVAARTLKLIRADLARTAEALARLAGEHRDTAMAGRTLALQAVPTTFGLKAAGWRQLLLDADRRLARVQDGGLPVSLGGAAGTLAGYLEYARIDGAGRQLEPGAYLDDLVEAFAAETGLARPALPWHVLRTPIADLAAALAFTAGALGKIAIDVQNLARTEVAEVAEPAVAGRGSSSAMPHKRNPVLSTLLRSAALQVPVLATGLVQCLVAEDERSAGAWHAEWQLLRECLRLVGGAAHTAVELAEGLTARPERMRANLLLTGSQVVSERIAAVLAPELGKAAAKQLLTRASAAAEESGRPLYELLAEEPVFKGSRSTDELARLCDPGTYTGGAGPLVDRALSRPDRTPQSPEQPMEIN, encoded by the coding sequence ATGAGCGCGGCCGGTACGAGCCGGGCGGCGCAGGACGCGCTCACCGACGCGGGGCTGCTGTCGCCGGTACGGGCCGGCACCCCGGCCGAGGAGGCCGTCTGCGACCTGGCCTGGCTGCAGGCCATGCTCGACGCCGAGGCCGCCCTGGCCCGGGCCCAGGCCGGACTCGGCACCCTCCCGGGGACCGCCGCCGAGGCCATCACCCGGGCGGCCCGGGCCGAGCACCTCGACCTGCGGGCCGTGGCCCTGGCCGCCCGGGAGACCGCGAACCCGGTGGTCGCCCTGGTGCAGGAGCTGACCCGGGTGGTCGCGGAGCAGGACACACAGGGCACCGGAGCGGCCGAGTACGTGCACCGCGGCTCCACCAGCCAGGACATCTTCGACACCGGCGCCATGCTGGTGGCCGCCCGGACCCTGAAGCTGATCCGGGCCGACCTGGCCCGCACCGCCGAGGCCCTGGCCCGGCTGGCCGGCGAGCACCGGGACACGGCGATGGCGGGCCGGACGCTGGCCCTGCAGGCCGTGCCCACCACCTTCGGGCTGAAGGCGGCCGGCTGGCGGCAGCTGCTCCTGGACGCCGACCGGCGCCTGGCCCGGGTGCAGGACGGCGGGCTGCCGGTGTCGCTCGGCGGCGCGGCGGGCACGCTGGCCGGCTACCTGGAATACGCCCGGATCGACGGCGCCGGGCGCCAACTCGAGCCCGGCGCGTACCTGGACGACCTGGTCGAGGCCTTCGCCGCCGAGACCGGACTCGCCCGCCCCGCCCTGCCGTGGCACGTACTGCGCACCCCGATCGCCGATCTCGCCGCCGCGCTCGCCTTCACCGCCGGCGCCCTCGGGAAGATCGCGATCGACGTGCAGAACCTGGCCCGCACCGAGGTCGCCGAGGTCGCCGAGCCCGCCGTGGCCGGCCGCGGCAGCTCCTCGGCCATGCCCCACAAGCGCAACCCGGTCCTGAGCACGCTGCTGCGCAGCGCCGCCCTCCAGGTCCCGGTCCTCGCCACCGGGCTCGTGCAGTGCCTGGTCGCGGAGGACGAGCGCTCGGCCGGGGCCTGGCACGCCGAATGGCAGCTGCTGCGCGAGTGCCTGCGGCTGGTCGGCGGCGCCGCCCACACCGCGGTCGAGCTGGCCGAGGGGCTGACCGCGCGGCCGGAGCGGATGCGGGCCAATCTGCTGCTGACCGGCAGTCAGGTGGTCTCCGAGCGGATCGCGGCCGTGCTCGCACCGGAGCTGGGCAAGGCGGCGGCGAAGCAGCTGCTGACCCGGGCCTCGGCCGCGGCCGAGGAGAGCGGCCGGCCGCTGTACGAACTGCTCGCCGAGGAGCCGGTGTTCAAGGGGAGCCGGAGCACGGACGAACTGGCGCGGCTGTGCGATCCCGGTACGTACACCGGGGGCGCGGGCCCGCTGGTGGACCGCGCGCTGAGCCGGCCGGACCGAACTCCACAATCCCCGGAACAACCCATGGAGATTAACTGA